From a region of the Tachypleus tridentatus isolate NWPU-2018 chromosome 1, ASM421037v1, whole genome shotgun sequence genome:
- the LOC143253914 gene encoding serine/arginine-rich splicing factor 10-like isoform X2, translating to MFQMEQALPSKIHRSEDLRSLFGKYGPISDVYIPLDYYTRRPRGFAYIQFEDVRDAEDAMYALDRTRFFGRELEIEFAQGDRKTPNEMRSKERSRRPRSPYYSSRYDDYRGSRRRSRSRSPRYRESRHSRHSYSHSRSRSRSRDRRRKSSSPRRSRSYSRSPSHSPKHHRDNEHVDLEVQENENEEHVK from the exons CTTTGCCTTCTAAAATTCATAGATCAGAAGATCTTAGAAGCCTTTTTGGAAAATATGGACCTATTTCGGATGTGTATATCCCATTGGACTACTATACACGAAGACCTCGTGGGTTTGCTTATATTC AGTTTGAAGACGTGAGGGATGCTGAAGATGCCATGTATGCACTGGATAGAACAAGGTTTTTTGGAAGAGAACTGGAAATAGAGTTTGCTCAAGGTGATCGAAAGA CTCCAAATGAAATGAGGTCAAAAGAACGATCTCGTCGACCACGCTCTCCTTATTACAGCAGTAGGTATGATGATTACAGAGGTAGTCGTCGACGTTCTCGTAGTCGTTCACCACGTTACAGAGAATC AAGACACAGCCGTCATTCTTACAGCCATTCTAGGTCTCGTTCAAGATCAAGAGACCGCCGAAGAAAAAGCTCGTCTCCTAGGAG ATCTCGGTCTTACTCAAGGTCCCCATCACACTCACCAAAACATCATAGAGACAATGAACATGTTGACCTGGAAGTTCAAGAAAATGAAAATGAAGAGCATGTGAAATAA